The Geothrix sp. genome has a window encoding:
- the recA gene encoding recombinase RecA: MAAAEQDERLKALTRTLADIDRAFGKGSVMKLGDRMNSAEGIEVISTGSIALDSALGVGGVPKGRVVEVYGPEASGKTTLALHMVAQAQKKGGLAAYIDAEHALDPEYAQKLGVDVANLFISQPDSGEQALEICDQLVRSGALDIIVVDSVAALVPKAEIDGEMGDSHVGLQARLMSQALRKMTGTISKTHTCVVFINQIRMKIGVMFGNPETTTGGNALKFYASVRLDVRSIQSIKGNTNDPLVAAKDEDSSVIGKKTKVKVVKNKVAPPLKVATFDIMYGEGISRTGELVELGTQLEIIQKSGSWYSYKDSRLGQGAENVKKLFMDNPELADEVETLIRERLGMKATVEA, encoded by the coding sequence ATGGCCGCGGCCGAGCAAGATGAACGCCTGAAAGCCCTGACGCGCACCCTGGCCGACATCGACCGGGCTTTCGGCAAGGGCTCGGTCATGAAGCTCGGCGATCGGATGAACAGCGCCGAGGGCATCGAGGTCATCAGCACCGGTTCCATCGCCTTGGACTCGGCCCTGGGCGTGGGCGGCGTACCCAAGGGCCGCGTCGTCGAGGTCTACGGCCCGGAAGCCAGCGGCAAGACCACCCTGGCCCTGCACATGGTGGCCCAGGCCCAGAAGAAGGGCGGCCTGGCCGCCTACATCGACGCCGAGCACGCCCTCGATCCCGAATACGCCCAGAAGCTGGGCGTGGATGTGGCCAACCTCTTCATCAGCCAGCCGGACAGCGGCGAGCAGGCCCTGGAGATCTGCGATCAGCTGGTACGCAGCGGTGCCCTGGACATCATCGTGGTGGACTCCGTGGCAGCCCTGGTGCCCAAGGCCGAAATCGACGGCGAGATGGGCGACAGCCATGTGGGCCTCCAGGCCCGCCTCATGAGCCAGGCCCTGCGCAAGATGACCGGCACCATCAGCAAGACCCACACCTGCGTGGTCTTCATCAACCAGATCCGCATGAAGATCGGCGTGATGTTCGGCAATCCCGAGACCACCACCGGCGGCAACGCCCTCAAGTTCTACGCCTCCGTGCGCCTCGATGTCCGCAGCATCCAGAGCATCAAGGGCAACACCAACGATCCCCTGGTGGCCGCCAAGGACGAGGACTCCTCCGTCATCGGCAAGAAGACCAAGGTGAAGGTCGTCAAGAACAAGGTCGCCCCGCCCCTCAAGGTCGCCACCTTCGACATCATGTATGGCGAGGGCATCAGCCGCACCGGCGAACTGGTGGAGCTGGGCACCCAGCTGGAGATCATCCAGAAGAGCGGTTCCTGGTACAGCTACAAGGACAGCCGCCTGGGCCAGGGCGCCGAGAATGTGAAGAAGCTCTTCATGGACAACCCTGAACTGGCGGACGAGGTTGAGACCCTCATCCGCGAGCGCCTCGGCATGAAGGCCACCGTGGAAGCCTAG
- a CDS encoding 2-oxoglutarate and iron-dependent oxygenase domain-containing protein — MAHPTFQVETVHLSQFREGSARDRAEFIRVLGDSFRHTGFVKVAGHRVRQADVDGAYEAARTFFTLPEEVKRRYLVPGSGGARGFTPFGSEHAKDNPVGDLKEFWHVGQELPADHPLKALYGDNLWPETEVPGFKGHTLALYRALEDCAGTLLEALALYLGLPERSLADMIVDGNSILRIIHYPALRDRYLEGGVRSSAHEDINLITLLPAATDSGLQLLGRDGTWRAVDGLAGEIVADAGDMLSRHVNLKIPSTTHRVVNPDSPEAVRYSMPFFCHPRPEVLLDCPGSLLGPGEAKRFEPITAHAFLLQRLREIGLI; from the coding sequence ATGGCCCATCCCACCTTCCAGGTCGAAACCGTCCACCTGTCCCAGTTCCGTGAGGGCAGCGCCCGGGACCGCGCCGAGTTCATCCGGGTGCTGGGCGACAGTTTCCGGCACACGGGCTTCGTGAAAGTGGCCGGGCACCGGGTCCGGCAGGCTGATGTGGACGGTGCCTACGAGGCGGCCCGGACCTTCTTCACCCTGCCGGAGGAGGTCAAGCGCCGCTACCTCGTGCCAGGCTCCGGTGGCGCCCGGGGCTTCACCCCCTTCGGCAGCGAGCATGCCAAGGACAACCCCGTGGGCGACCTCAAGGAGTTCTGGCATGTGGGCCAGGAGCTGCCGGCGGACCACCCCCTCAAGGCCCTCTACGGCGACAACCTCTGGCCCGAGACCGAGGTCCCCGGCTTCAAGGGCCACACCCTGGCGCTCTACCGGGCCCTGGAGGATTGCGCAGGCACCCTGCTGGAGGCCCTCGCCCTCTACCTGGGCCTGCCCGAACGGAGCCTGGCGGACATGATCGTGGACGGGAATTCCATCCTGCGCATCATCCACTATCCGGCCCTGCGGGATCGCTACCTCGAAGGCGGGGTGCGGAGCTCCGCCCACGAGGACATCAACCTCATCACCCTGCTGCCCGCCGCCACGGATTCGGGCCTGCAGCTGCTGGGCCGCGACGGGACCTGGCGCGCCGTGGATGGCCTGGCCGGCGAGATCGTGGCCGATGCGGGCGACATGCTGAGCCGCCATGTGAACCTGAAGATCCCCAGCACCACGCACCGGGTGGTCAACCCCGACAGCCCCGAGGCCGTGCGCTACTCCATGCCCTTCTTCTGCCACCCGCGGCCCGAGGTGCTCCTCGACTGCCCCGGATCGCTCCTGGGCCCGGGCGAAGCCAAGCGCTTCGAGCCCATCACCGCCCACGCCTTCCTGTTGCAGCGCCTGCGGGAGATCGGGTTGATCTGA
- a CDS encoding tetratricopeptide repeat-containing serine protease family protein, whose amino-acid sequence MILPGVALPAVQEAAPPSAIPLLRRAQESVLLVRSPLGGIQAHQGSGVVVAPGLVATNAHVAEGGHGLVVYRGSEAWRVTRVRMDRARDLCLLTVPGLTVPAVTLAPAPAEVGQAVVAMGYPGGQDLVVSRGRLRGIWHYEEGRLLQSDAMALPGNSGGGLFDAEGRLLGLTSFTFAASPRLSFAVPVDWIRELVARPDLADTSHPGTGPGVQDADLLGALAADPRNWPAWETAARQWVRDLPMDPNAWLALGLALDRSARASAEAGQGVPPVVLQESVGAYRRSLELQQKPRAWNNLGTTLDQLNRFDEAERAFLEALALEPGYALAWMNLGCARINARRFAAGAEAFQKGLALRPDDAEAWMRLAHCQQMLGQREAAVATLQTTLRYRPLAAELWLDLGLLLVDLGRREEALAVQVRLADLDPQGAARLQGALKRVRSTRSPAGAATGRRGR is encoded by the coding sequence ATGATCCTCCCCGGGGTGGCGCTGCCGGCGGTTCAGGAAGCCGCGCCTCCCTCGGCCATCCCCCTGCTGCGGCGGGCCCAGGAGTCCGTGCTGCTGGTGCGGAGCCCCCTCGGGGGAATCCAGGCCCACCAGGGCAGCGGCGTGGTCGTGGCGCCCGGCCTCGTGGCGACCAACGCCCATGTGGCGGAAGGGGGGCACGGGCTCGTGGTGTACCGGGGCTCCGAGGCCTGGCGGGTGACCCGGGTGCGGATGGACCGGGCCCGAGATCTCTGCCTGCTCACGGTGCCGGGATTGACCGTGCCTGCAGTGACGCTGGCCCCGGCGCCCGCGGAGGTGGGACAGGCCGTGGTGGCCATGGGATATCCGGGCGGGCAGGACCTCGTGGTATCCCGGGGGCGGCTTCGGGGCATCTGGCACTACGAAGAGGGCCGCCTGCTCCAGAGCGATGCCATGGCGCTGCCCGGCAACAGCGGCGGCGGCCTGTTCGACGCGGAGGGGCGCCTGCTGGGGCTCACCAGCTTCACCTTCGCGGCCAGCCCCCGGCTGAGCTTCGCCGTGCCCGTGGACTGGATCCGGGAACTGGTGGCGCGGCCGGACCTGGCCGACACGAGCCACCCGGGGACGGGGCCCGGAGTCCAGGACGCGGATCTTCTGGGGGCGCTCGCGGCGGACCCCCGCAACTGGCCCGCCTGGGAGACGGCTGCGCGCCAGTGGGTCCGGGACCTGCCGATGGATCCCAATGCCTGGCTGGCCCTGGGGCTGGCCCTCGACCGCTCGGCCCGGGCCTCGGCGGAGGCCGGCCAAGGCGTGCCGCCCGTCGTGCTCCAGGAAAGCGTCGGAGCGTACCGCCGGTCCCTGGAACTTCAGCAGAAGCCCCGGGCCTGGAACAACCTCGGGACGACCCTGGACCAGCTCAACCGGTTCGATGAGGCCGAGCGGGCCTTCCTGGAAGCCCTGGCCCTGGAGCCCGGCTACGCCCTGGCCTGGATGAACCTGGGCTGCGCCCGGATCAATGCCCGGCGGTTCGCCGCGGGAGCGGAGGCCTTCCAGAAGGGGCTGGCCCTCCGTCCCGATGATGCGGAGGCCTGGATGCGTCTGGCCCACTGCCAGCAGATGCTGGGCCAGCGCGAAGCCGCCGTGGCCACGCTCCAGACCACCCTCCGCTACCGCCCTCTGGCGGCGGAGCTGTGGCTGGACCTGGGGCTGCTGCTGGTGGATCTCGGACGCCGGGAGGAGGCTCTGGCGGTGCAGGTCCGGCTGGCCGATCTGGATCCCCAGGGGGCGGCCCGCCTCCAGGGCGCCCTCAAACGGGTCAGATCAACCCGATCTCCCGCAGGCGCTGCAACAGGAAGGCGTGGGCGGTGA
- the moaA gene encoding GTP 3',8-cyclase MoaA, which yields MEPLDTLGRPLRALRISVTDRCNFRCTYCMPKEVFGPDYPFLPREALLSFEEITRLVRIFAGLGVTKLRLTGGEPLMRRELASLVRMLAAVPSIEDLALTTNGALLPDQAAALHDAGLKRLTVSLDTLRPDRFRALSDTDLPLSRVLEGLTAARAAGFSRLKLNCVLQRGVNEDEILDLAAFARERGHSLRFIEFMDVGTTNGWRMESVVPAAEVHRRLHERWPLEPVDAPRGAVAREWRYRDGQGELGLIASVTAPFCRGCDRARLSADGHLYTCLFAGEGLDLKAFLRSGHTDADLASLLAFHWKRRDDHYSELRHGATPGLPKVEMSRIGG from the coding sequence ATGGAGCCCCTCGACACCCTGGGCCGCCCCCTGAGGGCACTGCGCATCTCGGTCACCGACCGGTGCAACTTCCGTTGCACCTATTGCATGCCCAAGGAGGTCTTCGGGCCCGACTACCCCTTCCTGCCCCGGGAGGCCCTCCTCAGCTTTGAGGAGATCACCCGGCTGGTGCGGATCTTCGCAGGCCTCGGCGTCACCAAGCTCCGCCTCACCGGGGGCGAACCCCTCATGCGCCGGGAGCTCGCCAGCCTGGTGCGCATGCTGGCTGCGGTGCCCAGCATCGAGGACCTGGCGCTCACCACCAATGGCGCCTTGCTTCCGGATCAGGCCGCGGCCCTGCACGACGCGGGCCTGAAGCGGCTCACCGTGAGCCTGGACACCCTCCGTCCGGACCGCTTCCGCGCCCTCAGCGATACGGACCTGCCCCTGTCCCGGGTGCTGGAGGGCCTCACCGCCGCCCGGGCGGCCGGCTTCAGCCGCCTCAAGCTCAACTGCGTGCTCCAGCGCGGCGTGAACGAGGACGAGATCCTGGATCTCGCCGCCTTCGCCCGGGAGCGGGGTCATTCCCTCCGCTTCATCGAGTTCATGGATGTGGGCACCACCAACGGCTGGCGCATGGAATCCGTGGTGCCCGCCGCCGAGGTGCATCGCCGCCTCCACGAGCGCTGGCCCCTGGAGCCCGTGGACGCGCCCCGCGGTGCCGTGGCCCGGGAATGGCGCTACCGCGACGGCCAGGGTGAGCTGGGCCTCATCGCCTCCGTCACGGCCCCCTTCTGCCGGGGCTGCGACCGGGCCCGCCTGTCCGCCGACGGCCACCTCTACACCTGCCTCTTCGCGGGCGAGGGGCTGGATCTCAAGGCCTTCCTCCGCAGCGGCCACACCGACGCGGACCTCGCCTCCCTCCTGGCGTTCCACTGGAAGCGGCGGGATGACCACTACTCCGAGCTCCGGCACGGCGCCACCCCCGGCCTGCCCAAGGTCGAGATGTCCCGCATCGGCGGCTGA
- a CDS encoding isoaspartyl peptidase/L-asparaginase, whose amino-acid sequence MSIPTRFAALLLTTGLLAAPPAAVVHGGAGSPRTRMDGTDPAAAKALAALKTGASALDAALAGVMVLEDDPRFNAGTGANIRLDGKTIQMDAACMDGATGGFGAVAAIERVKNPVLVARKVMDTPHLLIVGEGATRFARAMGFPDYDPTCAENRARFQRVQSILQGSDPRQIEAWKRYDWKKAWNFPTPLKEALGSPDTVGCVTRDAQGRFAAAISTGGTTITFYGRVGDVPMYGAGIYAGPKGAVACTGNGEDIVKHLVAKTTYDLLAKGLSAQKAVDRALAAFPARIDLGLVAVGPASTGGGCNYSAEKKQFGTDYRNQMAWSAAQ is encoded by the coding sequence ATGAGCATCCCCACCCGATTCGCCGCCCTGCTCCTCACCACGGGCCTGCTGGCCGCGCCCCCAGCCGCGGTCGTCCATGGCGGGGCCGGCAGTCCCCGCACCCGCATGGATGGCACTGATCCGGCTGCCGCGAAAGCCCTGGCCGCCCTGAAAACCGGCGCTTCCGCGCTGGACGCCGCCCTGGCCGGCGTGATGGTGCTGGAGGACGATCCCCGCTTCAACGCGGGCACCGGCGCCAACATCCGCCTCGACGGCAAGACCATCCAGATGGACGCCGCCTGCATGGACGGCGCCACCGGCGGCTTCGGAGCTGTGGCCGCCATCGAGCGCGTGAAGAACCCCGTGCTCGTAGCCCGCAAGGTCATGGACACGCCCCACCTCCTCATCGTGGGTGAGGGCGCCACGCGCTTCGCCCGGGCCATGGGATTTCCCGACTACGACCCCACCTGCGCCGAGAACCGGGCCCGCTTCCAGCGCGTGCAGAGCATCCTCCAGGGTTCGGATCCGCGCCAGATCGAGGCCTGGAAGCGCTACGACTGGAAAAAGGCCTGGAACTTCCCCACGCCCCTGAAGGAGGCCCTGGGCTCTCCCGACACCGTGGGCTGCGTCACCCGGGATGCCCAGGGCCGCTTCGCCGCCGCCATCAGCACCGGGGGCACCACCATCACCTTCTACGGCCGCGTGGGCGATGTGCCCATGTACGGCGCGGGCATTTATGCCGGGCCCAAGGGCGCCGTGGCCTGCACCGGCAACGGCGAGGACATCGTCAAGCACCTGGTGGCCAAGACCACCTACGACCTGCTGGCCAAGGGCCTCTCCGCCCAGAAGGCCGTGGACCGCGCCCTCGCCGCCTTCCCCGCCCGCATCGACCTGGGCCTCGTCGCCGTCGGTCCCGCCAGCACCGGCGGCGGCTGCAACTACTCTGCCGAGAAGAAGCAGTTCGGGACGGACTACCGGAACCAGATGGCGTGGAGCGCGGCGCAGTAG
- the pheA gene encoding prephenate dehydratase — translation MIPTPSDPLQGLRQAIDRVDDELLTLLNQRAALAAEVGRLKTAAAPEGIFHAPKREREVLARLEAENGGPFPAPAVRTIFQEIMSACLSLEKPLRVAFLGPEGTFTHLAARHQFGGSSQSLPQGTIQAVFQAVERARADYGVVPVENATEGAVDSTLDAFLDSPLRICAEILLPVDQALLLRPELDLGAVRRVYSHPQALGQCRRWLEAHLPQADRIEAPSTSEAARLAREDAEGAAVASELAAELFGLKVAETRIQDLAANATRFLVLGPKAAEPTGRDRTTLLAMAQDGPGALLHLLEPLARRGLNLSRIQSRPTRRKLWEYAFFLDIEGHAADALMAEALAELKGACASMKVLGSYPRAGEM, via the coding sequence GTGATCCCGACGCCATCCGATCCCCTCCAGGGCCTCCGCCAGGCCATCGACCGCGTGGACGACGAGCTGCTGACCCTGCTGAACCAACGGGCCGCCCTGGCCGCCGAGGTGGGCCGCCTGAAGACGGCCGCCGCGCCCGAGGGGATCTTCCATGCCCCGAAGCGCGAGCGGGAGGTCCTTGCGCGCCTCGAGGCGGAGAACGGCGGGCCCTTTCCGGCTCCGGCCGTGCGCACGATCTTCCAGGAAATTATGAGCGCCTGCCTCAGCCTGGAGAAGCCGCTCCGGGTGGCCTTCCTGGGGCCCGAGGGCACCTTCACCCACCTGGCGGCCCGCCACCAGTTCGGCGGCTCCAGCCAGTCCCTGCCCCAGGGCACCATCCAGGCCGTGTTCCAGGCGGTGGAGCGGGCCCGGGCCGACTACGGCGTGGTGCCTGTGGAGAACGCCACTGAAGGGGCGGTGGACTCCACGCTGGACGCCTTCCTCGACAGCCCCCTGCGGATCTGCGCGGAGATCCTGCTGCCTGTGGATCAGGCGCTGCTGCTGCGACCCGAGCTCGATCTGGGGGCCGTGCGCCGGGTCTATTCCCATCCCCAGGCCCTGGGTCAGTGCCGCCGCTGGCTGGAGGCGCACCTTCCCCAGGCCGACCGCATCGAGGCGCCATCCACCTCCGAAGCGGCGCGTCTGGCGCGGGAGGACGCGGAAGGGGCTGCCGTGGCCTCGGAGCTGGCCGCGGAGCTGTTCGGCCTCAAGGTGGCCGAGACGCGGATCCAGGATCTGGCCGCCAACGCCACGCGCTTTCTGGTGCTGGGCCCGAAGGCCGCCGAGCCCACGGGGCGAGATCGCACCACCCTGCTGGCCATGGCCCAGGATGGCCCCGGCGCCCTCCTCCACCTGCTGGAGCCACTGGCCCGCCGCGGGTTGAACCTCAGCCGCATCCAGAGCCGCCCCACCCGCCGCAAGCTCTGGGAATACGCCTTCTTCCTCGACATCGAAGGCCACGCCGCCGACGCCCTTATGGCCGAAGCCCTGGCCGAGCTGAAGGGCGCCTGCGCCTCCATGAAGGTGCTGGGCAGCTACCCGAGGGCGGGGGAAATGTGA
- a CDS encoding CHASE domain-containing protein: protein MGPVSIPPMTAPPLPSTPPLTSPRGPSLLALAVLLVSLGATLLSWSVARRNQEQRDLARLNRFVGRTEQSLKNRLGRYEDIVRGAQGMFAADRGEPGVEEWRAFVGSLALQERHPGLSSLAFIRRVPAADLDGFLRDRPQLRDRYHRPISDPLPLRHPGQDADHLIIELCESGARGAAALGLDVGVSPTQRLAAERAAETGQPTLSGLLYFTLKEGRQDAVALFMPVYSGPGLPGTPEERHRHLKGWVSAGILLQPLLEDLLRGEDAGVALSLVDAFAPQGPQQLMASEGWPQGGTPEAIQKLEAGGRGWQLRYAVKPGFYRTEGRNQPLHLLIGGLVISLSLAAVVWSLAGTRVRALALAHDMNATLFEALQRNRSHLESTPLAVIETDGAFRIREWNPAAERIFGYTREEALGKDTRDLVPKEGQAGVAAHREALLGGTDGIRATMENLTRTGQRILCDWYNTALRDERGRFLGAIFMADDVTERRRAESALRQAQKLESLGVLAGGIAHDFNNLLTAILGNTEVALDLAKGNPRLLHALQRVEATTQRGADLARQLLAYAGKAHFSVQPLDLNGIIVEMGDLLSVSISKKVVLRRDLQPGLPPVEADSAQFQQVVMNLVINASEAIGDRPGKIILRTRAAEYTQAQLSAAFPGQVLEPGLYVRMEVEDDGSGMDAETIGRIFDPFFTTKFTGRGLGLSAMLGIVRGHRAGIRVESTPGEGTTFILLFPAGEATVTIPPPEAQPRPAVSGTVLVVDDEAILRDLARTALENAGFQVLEARDGLEAVEVIQAGRTSVDLVLLDMTMPRMGGAEAFRKIRELAPGMRVLLTSGYTQKESLESLEDFPPDGFLQKPFQVRELVAKIRDILTDSPRRRTPE from the coding sequence ATGGGGCCGGTTTCCATCCCTCCCATGACGGCGCCCCCACTCCCATCCACCCCTCCGCTCACCTCGCCCCGGGGTCCGTCCCTGCTTGCTCTGGCCGTCCTGCTGGTGAGCCTGGGCGCGACGCTGCTGTCCTGGAGCGTCGCCCGCCGCAATCAGGAACAGCGGGACCTGGCCCGGCTCAACCGGTTCGTGGGCCGCACCGAACAGAGCCTGAAGAACCGGCTGGGCCGCTACGAGGACATCGTTCGGGGGGCCCAGGGCATGTTCGCCGCGGACCGGGGTGAGCCCGGCGTGGAGGAATGGCGGGCCTTCGTGGGCTCGCTGGCCCTCCAGGAGCGGCACCCGGGCCTGTCGAGCCTCGCCTTCATCCGCCGCGTTCCGGCCGCCGACCTGGATGGCTTTCTGCGGGACCGGCCGCAGCTGAGGGACCGCTACCATCGACCCATCTCGGATCCCCTGCCCCTTCGACACCCGGGCCAGGATGCGGACCACCTCATCATCGAGCTCTGCGAATCGGGCGCCCGGGGGGCGGCCGCCCTGGGACTCGATGTCGGCGTCAGCCCCACCCAGCGCCTCGCAGCGGAACGCGCGGCCGAGACGGGCCAGCCCACGCTGTCCGGGCTGCTCTACTTCACCCTCAAGGAGGGCCGTCAGGATGCCGTGGCCCTGTTCATGCCCGTCTATTCGGGGCCCGGCCTGCCCGGCACGCCGGAGGAGCGCCACCGCCACCTCAAGGGCTGGGTTTCCGCGGGGATCCTCCTCCAGCCGCTCCTGGAAGACCTCCTCCGGGGCGAAGACGCCGGTGTGGCCCTCAGCCTCGTGGACGCCTTCGCGCCCCAGGGCCCCCAGCAGCTGATGGCCAGTGAGGGCTGGCCCCAGGGCGGGACACCTGAAGCGATCCAGAAGCTGGAGGCCGGGGGCCGCGGCTGGCAGCTCCGCTACGCGGTCAAGCCGGGCTTCTACCGCACCGAGGGACGGAACCAGCCCTTGCACCTGCTGATCGGCGGGCTCGTCATCAGCCTCTCGCTGGCGGCCGTGGTCTGGTCCCTGGCCGGCACGCGGGTGCGCGCCCTCGCCCTGGCCCACGACATGAATGCGACGCTGTTCGAGGCCCTCCAGCGGAATCGCAGCCACCTGGAATCCACGCCCCTGGCCGTGATCGAGACCGACGGCGCCTTCCGGATCCGCGAGTGGAATCCAGCCGCGGAGCGGATCTTCGGCTACACCCGGGAGGAGGCCCTCGGCAAGGACACCCGGGACCTCGTTCCCAAGGAAGGCCAGGCAGGGGTGGCCGCCCACCGGGAGGCCCTGCTCGGCGGCACGGATGGCATCCGGGCCACCATGGAGAACCTCACCCGGACCGGCCAGCGGATCCTCTGCGATTGGTACAACACGGCGCTGCGCGACGAGCGGGGCCGCTTCCTCGGCGCCATCTTCATGGCCGACGATGTCACGGAGCGCCGGCGGGCCGAGAGCGCCCTGCGCCAGGCCCAGAAGCTGGAGAGCCTGGGCGTCCTCGCCGGGGGCATCGCCCATGACTTCAACAACCTCCTCACGGCCATCCTGGGCAATACCGAAGTGGCCCTGGACCTCGCCAAGGGCAATCCCCGCCTCCTGCACGCCCTCCAGCGCGTCGAGGCCACCACCCAGCGCGGTGCCGACCTGGCCCGCCAGTTGCTGGCCTATGCGGGCAAGGCCCACTTCTCGGTCCAGCCCCTGGATCTGAACGGCATCATCGTCGAGATGGGCGACCTGCTGTCGGTCTCCATCTCCAAGAAGGTGGTCCTGCGCCGGGACCTCCAGCCTGGCCTCCCGCCCGTGGAAGCAGACAGCGCACAGTTCCAGCAAGTCGTGATGAACCTGGTGATCAACGCCTCCGAGGCCATCGGCGATCGGCCCGGGAAGATCATCCTCCGCACGCGGGCGGCCGAATACACCCAGGCCCAGCTCTCCGCCGCCTTCCCGGGCCAGGTGCTGGAGCCCGGCCTCTATGTCCGCATGGAGGTGGAAGACGACGGCAGCGGGATGGACGCGGAGACCATCGGCCGCATCTTCGACCCCTTCTTCACCACCAAGTTCACGGGCCGGGGCCTGGGCCTCTCCGCCATGCTCGGCATCGTGCGGGGCCACCGGGCGGGCATCCGGGTGGAGAGCACGCCGGGCGAGGGTACGACCTTCATCCTGCTCTTCCCCGCCGGCGAGGCCACCGTCACCATCCCGCCCCCCGAGGCCCAGCCCCGGCCCGCGGTGTCGGGGACCGTGCTGGTGGTGGATGACGAGGCCATCCTGCGTGACCTCGCGCGGACCGCCCTGGAGAACGCGGGCTTCCAGGTGCTGGAAGCCCGGGACGGCCTGGAGGCCGTGGAGGTGATCCAGGCGGGCCGGACCTCCGTGGATCTGGTGCTGCTCGACATGACCATGCCCCGCATGGGCGGCGCGGAGGCCTTCCGGAAGATCCGGGAACTGGCTCCTGGCATGCGGGTCCTCCTCACCAGCGGATACACCCAGAAAGAGTCCCTGGAGTCCCTGGAGGACTTCCCCCCGGACGGCTTCCTCCAGAAACCCTTCCAGGTGAGGGAGCTGGTGGCGAAAATTCGGGACATTCTCACCGATTCACCCCGGAGACGAACGCCTGAATGA